The following are encoded together in the Bubalus kerabau isolate K-KA32 ecotype Philippines breed swamp buffalo chromosome 3, PCC_UOA_SB_1v2, whole genome shotgun sequence genome:
- the LDLRAD2 gene encoding low-density lipoprotein receptor class A domain-containing protein 2 has protein sequence MEVCPPQLPQRLLLLGAVTLTASALHIADLVDLCGRTWQADGLLLRSHSASRRFYFVAPDTDCVLWVRAPAPGDRIRLQFRFFLVYSLAPPSVSPPLLNASARLPADPCAPGSYLQLYEGPPGTPRPLGAPLCGLTIPAPVMTSGDLLGLRLVTRGRQPRVDFVGEVISFRLGSCGAYFPCRKGRCIPPSLVCDRWAMANCGDGSDQASWPPANCGAPSPEPSQEGNTDDGTSQTLTPSPALPSSGPLGMAAEMSPPAHWDPARQGVALEGPRLQGVALASSLSLASAGLLLGLLWCCCFSGQLAHRARARDLCCTVCYTCPGQVAPGGLRLRLSTFEPITQPSRLSLPLWKMGRFLPRRVMLNATGTVDPAACFGSWHSAGSLALKSLPNPEDDGQGQLMPSALGIWGSSKAGGKVPGWKPMSAPQK, from the exons ATGGAAGTCTGTCCTCCTCAGCTGCCCCAGAGGCTGCTCCTGCTGGGGGCAGTCACGCTGACTGCATCAGCTCTGCACATCG CTGACCTGGTGGACCTGTGCGGCCGGACCTGGCAGGCGGACGGGCTGCTGCTGCGCTCGCACTCCGCGTCGCGCCGCTTTTACTTCGTGGCCCCGGACACGGACTGCGTGCTCTGGGTGCGGGCGCCCGCCCCCGGCGACAGGATCCGCCTCCAGTTCCGCTTCTTCCTGGTCTACAGCCTGGCCCCGCCGTCCGTCTCGCCCCCGTTGCTCAACGCCTCCGCCCGGCTGCCGGCGGACCCCTGCGCCCCCGGCTCCTACCTGCAGTTGTACGAGGGGCCGCCGGGGACGCCCCGGCCCCTGGGAGCCCCGCTCTGCGGCCTGACCATCCCGGCCCCGGTGATGACCTCCGGAGACCTCCTGGGCCTGCGCCTGGTCACCAGAGGCCGCCAGCCCCGTGTGGACTTCGTGGGCGAAGTCATCTCTTTCCGGCTGG GATCCTGTGGTGCCTACTTCCCATGTCGGAAGGGCAGGTGCATCCCCCCGAGCCTGGTGTGCGATCGCTGGGCCATGGCCAACTGTGGTGACGGCAGTGACCAGGCCTCCTGGCCACCGGCCAACTGCGGAG CTCCCTCTCCAGAGCCCAGCCAGGAGGGGAATACAGATGACGGTACCTCCCAGACCCTGACTCCCTCCCCAGCTCTCCCGTCTTCAGGCCCACTGGGGATGGCAGCTGAGATGAGCCCGCCAGCCCACTGGGACCCTGCCCGACAGGGTGTAGCTCTGGAAG GGCCCCGGCTGCAGGGGGTGGCGCTGGCCTCCTCGCTGTCCCTAGCCTCTGCTGGCCTCCTCCTGGGCCTCCTCTGGTGCTGCTGCTTCTCCGGCCAGCTGGCCCACCGGGCCCGGGCCCGTGATCTCTGCTGCACTGTCTGTTACACGTGTCCTGGCCAAGTGGCCCCTGGGGGGCTGCGGCTGA ggCTGTCTACCTTTGAGCCCATCACACAACCCTCGAGACTCAGTCTGCCCCTCTGGAAGATGGGACGATTTCTGCCTCGGAGGGTCATGCTGAACGCCACAGGGACAGTTGACCCTGCAGCTTGTTTTGGCAGCTGGCACTCTGCTGGATCC TTGGCACTAAAgagccttcccaacccagaggacGATGGCCAAGGCCAACTGATGCCCTCCGCTCTGGGTATCTGGGGAAGCTCCAAGGCGGGTGGCAAGGTGCCGGGCTGGAAGCCGATGTCGGCTCCACAGAAATGA